In Clostridium ljungdahlii DSM 13528, the genomic window TCTTTTTTGCTATTTTTTCACCTTCAGGTACAAATATAGTTATTTCTACACCTGAGTTTTCAGGAAGTACTTCTTTTACTTCTTTTTCAATCATCTTTCTAGGCACAGGGTTTATAGCAGCTTCACCTTTTTTCACATATAGTCCTTCACCTTTAACTATTCCAACACCTATGCCGCCTTTTAATCTATATTCTTTAGATATTTTCTTTGCTCTTGCCCATATCTCTATGCCATTTGTTATGTCTATGTCGTCTCCACCATCTTTTAAAACACAGCATTCTACAAAATCTTTTCCATGCCTTACTTTTTCAATAGGTATCACAAGTTCAATACCCTTTGGAGTGTCTATTTTTACTTCTTTTAAGTCAGTTTTAAAATACAGCATATTGCAAGCTGCCTTTGCAGCTGCTGTTGCACAAGAACCTGTAGTATATCCACATCTAAGTCTTTTTCCATCACAATTTACATACATGTCAAGCACAATATCACCACCCAAAAGTGCTAAATTATCTAGTTATCATATACATAAGTGCATTTACTATAGCAGCTGCTATGTTGCTGCCGCCTTTTCTTCCCCTTATAGTTATCATAGGTACATCAAGTTTTTCTATTTCCTCTTTAGAATCTGCAGCTCCTACAAATCCTACTGGTGCTCCTACTATAAATTTAGGCTTTGCCTTTCCGGCTAAAGTAAGCTCCTTTAATTTATAAAGTGCTGTAGGGGCATTTCCAAATACAAAAAACTCCACTCCTTCTTCTACAGCTTTTTCTACAGCTGCCATAGAACGAGTTATTTCTTTTTCTTTAGCTATATCTGCTATTTCACTTCTACTTACAAAACATTCTACTTTACAGTTGAGCTTTGCAAGAGCCTTTTTATTTATTCCTGCTGCAGCCATATTTGTATCTGTATATATGGTCACCCCTTTTTTTAAAAGTTCCAGGGCACTGTCTACAGCTCCTTCTCTTATATATAGTATATCTTTATATTGAAAATCTCCTGTAGTATGTATTACCCTCTTTACTATAGAAAGTTCTCTTTCAGGAAAATTACATTCTCCCATTTCTTCTCCTATTATTTCAAAACTTCTTTTCTCTATTCCCATAGGTGATTTTATATAATCCATAATAATCTATTCTCCATTTCCTTATATGAAGTTAAAAACTACTTTTCCCTTATATCTATAAATTTATCTGAATTTTTTACATCTGCTTCTTCAAAAGTTGCCATATTGTCCATAGTATAAAGTGCAGCCTCTATTACTGAAAATTCTAAAGGACATCCTGAACCTTCTCCAAGTCTCATATCTAAATTTAACATAGGCTTTAATCCCAGTTCCCTCATTACATAGCTTATAGCTGGTTCTGCAGAAAGATGAGAAGGAAATAAATAATCTCCTACCTTTTTATTTAATTTAAAAGCACATAAGGCAGCTGCTGAAGATATAAATCCATCAATTACAATAGGTACCCTATTTTTAGCTGCTCCTAAAAAACACCCACACATTCCTGCTATATCAAATCCACCTACTTTTGACAATACATCAATAATATCTTTTGGATCTGGTTTATTTACATCAATAGCAGCTTGTACAGCTTTCTTTTTACTTTTAAGTTGTTCATCTGTAATTCCAGAACCTTTTCCAACTGTAAGGTCTACTGGTAAACCTGTAATTGCACTTAAAATTGCAGAACTAGTGGCAGTATTACCTACACCCATTTCGCCTGTTCCAAAAAGGTCATATCCTTTTTTTACAAGATCATCTACTGACTCTATACCCGCTTCAATGGCCTTTATGCATTCTTCTCTAGTCATAGCAGGTCCTTTAGCCATATTTTTAGTGCCGTAAGCCACTTTTTTATTTATTATTCCAGGCTCTTTAAAGTCATAATCCACTCCTACATCTACTACAGTTATATCCGACTTAGCAAAATCTGAAAGCACACAAACTCCTGTTATGCCTCTTGCAAAATTTTTAGTAACTGTTACTGTAAGATCTTTAGGACAGTTACTTACACCTTCTTCTACTACTCCATTATCAGAACACATAATAACTATATTTTTTTTATGTATTTTATTATGTATTTTTCCTGTAATTCCTGCCATTTTGGCAGCTATTTCTTCAAGTTTTCCAAGGCTTCCTATAGGTTTTGTCAAGCTGTCCAATCTTTCCCATGCCTCTTTTACAGCCTCTTCATCTTTTCCCTCTATACACTTTAAAGTTTCTTCAAGTAAACTCATAATACATACCCCTCAATTTACTTTTAAAATTATTAAATTGACCCTTTACTATATAAGACACTAAAAGCACAAAAATAGTAACGCATTTTTTTATTTTTTTGATGCCCCTGAAATTTTTTGTAACATATCTAAGTTTCCAAAGAAATGAATGTGAGCATAAGCTCCTAAAGTATTGTTCTTAACGTACCCGCAGTTCCACTTTTTTATTTTTCCATCGTAAGTATCTTTAGTCACGTTATAAATTTTTTCTTCTTCTGAATCTATATAGGATTTATGAAATTCATGACAATTCACTTTAAGTCCTAAAGGTAAAATGTTATTTTCCTTAGCTACTTCTATCTTGGCATATCCAAAGTTTTGTAATCTCGAAGTCATGTGAGCCTTTCCTTTAAAAAATCCAACTGTGTCAAAGACAGCACTTTTATCTACATTTTCCATGCCTTCTGTCAGATACATAAGTCCTCCGCATTCAGCATAGCATCTAAGTCCTGATTTTAATTCTGTTTTTATACTTTCCATCATAGATATATTGCTGCTAAGCTCCTCTATAAAAACTTCAGGATATCCGCCTCCTATGTACAAAAAGTCTATATTAGAAGGTAATTTTTTATCTTCAAGGGGACTAAAAAATATAGTTTCACCTAGTTCCTCTAAAAATTCTATATTTTCCTTATAGTAAAAGCTGAAGGCTTTATCGTAAGCTACCGCTGTCCTTATCTTCCTATTTTCAATATGGTAGTCATCCTTAAAGTTCTTGTTTTCCTTAAAGCATCTAAGCAGCATTTCAACATCCACATTTTTTAAAATAAGTTCACTGCATAGGTCTATTTTTTCGTTTAAGTCACCTACTTCACTGCTTTGGACAAGTCCTAAATGTCTGCTTTTAAGTGAAAGCCTTTCATCCTTTGGAATGTATCCAAATACTTTTATATTGCAATTTTTTTCTACAGCAGCTTTCAAAAGTTTGTAGTAGCTATCTCCTATATTATTAAATATCACTCCTGCTATATTTAAATTTTCAAAGTTCACTATTCCATTTATTTCAGCACATAAAGTAGTACTTTGAGACTTAGGACTCATAACAAGTACCACAGGCAGGTCCAGTACCTCAGCTATATTAGCTGTAGAATACTTGCTGTCTATTCCCTTGCCGTCATATAATCCCATAACACCTTCAATTATTCCTAGTTCTCC contains:
- a CDS encoding precorrin-8X methylmutase: MDYIKSPMGIEKRSFEIIGEEMGECNFPERELSIVKRVIHTTGDFQYKDILYIREGAVDSALELLKKGVTIYTDTNMAAAGINKKALAKLNCKVECFVSRSEIADIAKEKEITRSMAAVEKAVEEGVEFFVFGNAPTALYKLKELTLAGKAKPKFIVGAPVGFVGAADSKEEIEKLDVPMITIRGRKGGSNIAAAIVNALMYMITR
- the cobT gene encoding nicotinate-nucleotide--dimethylbenzimidazole phosphoribosyltransferase, which gives rise to MSLLEETLKCIEGKDEEAVKEAWERLDSLTKPIGSLGKLEEIAAKMAGITGKIHNKIHKKNIVIMCSDNGVVEEGVSNCPKDLTVTVTKNFARGITGVCVLSDFAKSDITVVDVGVDYDFKEPGIINKKVAYGTKNMAKGPAMTREECIKAIEAGIESVDDLVKKGYDLFGTGEMGVGNTATSSAILSAITGLPVDLTVGKGSGITDEQLKSKKKAVQAAIDVNKPDPKDIIDVLSKVGGFDIAGMCGCFLGAAKNRVPIVIDGFISSAAALCAFKLNKKVGDYLFPSHLSAEPAISYVMRELGLKPMLNLDMRLGEGSGCPLEFSVIEAALYTMDNMATFEEADVKNSDKFIDIREK
- a CDS encoding cobyrinate a,c-diamide synthase, whose product is MKSIIVSSNSSGGGKTTVTIGLMKALMKKGYKVQGYKVGPDYIDPAFHRSITGTSSRNLDLYLMGEEGVKASFSRGKGELGIIEGVMGLYDGKGIDSKYSTANIAEVLDLPVVLVMSPKSQSTTLCAEINGIVNFENLNIAGVIFNNIGDSYYKLLKAAVEKNCNIKVFGYIPKDERLSLKSRHLGLVQSSEVGDLNEKIDLCSELILKNVDVEMLLRCFKENKNFKDDYHIENRKIRTAVAYDKAFSFYYKENIEFLEELGETIFFSPLEDKKLPSNIDFLYIGGGYPEVFIEELSSNISMMESIKTELKSGLRCYAECGGLMYLTEGMENVDKSAVFDTVGFFKGKAHMTSRLQNFGYAKIEVAKENNILPLGLKVNCHEFHKSYIDSEEEKIYNVTKDTYDGKIKKWNCGYVKNNTLGAYAHIHFFGNLDMLQKISGASKK